The following proteins are co-located in the Bradyrhizobium sp. AZCC 2176 genome:
- the moaB gene encoding molybdenum cofactor biosynthesis protein B, with the protein MSSIDETKQFVPLNIAVLTVSDTRTLADDKSGATLAERLTAAGHLLAAREIIVDDVDAIRVIIKRWIADAGVDAIITTGGTGFTGRDVTPEAVEPLFEKRMDGFSIAFHMLSHAKIGASTVQSRATAGVAGATFIFCLPGSPGACRDAWDGILAAQLDYRTRPCNFVEIMPRLDEHLRRPKAQGASA; encoded by the coding sequence ATGTCCTCCATCGATGAAACCAAACAATTCGTCCCGCTCAACATCGCGGTGCTGACGGTCTCGGACACCCGCACGCTGGCCGATGACAAATCCGGCGCCACGCTGGCGGAGCGGCTGACCGCGGCCGGTCATCTTCTTGCCGCGCGCGAGATCATCGTCGACGATGTCGATGCGATCCGCGTCATCATCAAACGGTGGATCGCCGACGCCGGCGTCGATGCGATCATCACCACCGGCGGTACCGGTTTCACCGGCCGCGATGTGACGCCGGAGGCGGTCGAGCCGCTGTTCGAGAAGCGGATGGATGGCTTTTCCATCGCCTTCCACATGCTGAGCCACGCCAAGATCGGCGCCTCGACGGTGCAGAGCCGCGCCACCGCCGGCGTTGCGGGCGCGACCTTCATCTTCTGCCTGCCGGGATCGCCGGGCGCCTGCCGCGATGCATGGGACGGCATCCTCGCCGCCCAGCTCGATTACCGCACGCGGCCCTGCAATTTCGTCGAGATCATGCCGCGGCTCGACGAGCACCTGCGGCGGCCTAAAGCGCAAGGCGCTTCAGCCTGA
- the ypfJ gene encoding KPN_02809 family neutral zinc metallopeptidase, whose amino-acid sequence MRYDDFRRSDDIEDRRDDSGGGMGGGGGGFGLPMGGGGLGIGTIIVLGLVGYAFGIDPRILIGGAEILTGGGQAPTYQTDRRSGPAKTGAPKDEVGSMISGVLGEIDDRWSEIFQSSGQNYTGPRIVLFRNATNGGRCGMAQSAMGPFYCPPDKQIFLDTSFFREVETRFRGCSGNACKFTTAYIIAHEAGHHIQNLLGILPRVQRLQQQAGSKAEANALQVKVELQADCLSGVWVNREEKKRPGFIEAGDIDAALKTATAIGDDTLQRQSTGRVVPDSFTHGSAAQRKQWFMTGYQQGTVQACNTFAQGAL is encoded by the coding sequence ATGCGTTACGATGATTTCCGCCGTAGCGACGACATTGAAGACCGTCGCGACGATAGCGGCGGCGGAATGGGTGGCGGTGGCGGCGGTTTTGGCCTGCCGATGGGTGGCGGCGGGCTCGGCATCGGCACCATCATCGTGCTCGGCCTGGTCGGCTATGCTTTCGGAATCGATCCACGCATCCTGATCGGCGGTGCCGAAATCCTGACCGGCGGGGGACAAGCGCCGACCTACCAAACCGATCGCAGATCGGGGCCGGCCAAGACCGGTGCCCCGAAGGACGAAGTCGGCAGCATGATATCAGGCGTTCTCGGCGAGATCGACGACCGCTGGAGCGAGATATTCCAGTCCAGCGGACAGAATTATACCGGACCGCGCATCGTGCTGTTCCGCAACGCCACCAATGGCGGCCGCTGCGGCATGGCGCAGTCGGCGATGGGACCGTTCTACTGCCCGCCGGACAAGCAGATATTCCTCGACACCAGCTTCTTCCGCGAAGTCGAAACGCGCTTTCGCGGCTGCTCGGGCAATGCCTGCAAATTCACGACCGCCTACATTATCGCGCATGAAGCGGGACATCACATCCAGAACCTGCTCGGCATCCTGCCGCGCGTGCAGCGGTTGCAACAGCAGGCCGGCAGCAAGGCCGAAGCCAATGCGCTGCAGGTCAAGGTCGAACTGCAGGCGGATTGTCTTTCCGGCGTCTGGGTCAACCGCGAAGAGAAGAAGCGTCCGGGCTTCATAGAAGCCGGCGACATCGACGCGGCATTGAAAACGGCAACCGCGATCGGCGACGACACGCTGCAGCGGCAGTCAACGGGCAGGGTGGTGCCCGATAGCTTCACCCACGGCTCGGCGGCGCAGCGCAAGCAATGGTTCATGACCGGCTACCAGCAGGGCACGGTGCAGGCGTGCAACACGTTTGCCCAAGGTGCTCTATAA
- a CDS encoding site-specific DNA-methyltransferase → MVVSRRGASVRAPRTKFESESSARIVIGDCVAEMSKLPAGSVDLVFADPPYNLQLKGDLKRPDESHVDAVNDDWDKFSSFAAYDDFTRAWLLACRRVMKPSATLWVIGSYHNIFRVGAIMQDLGFWVLNDIVWRKTNPMPNFRGRRFTNAHETMIWAARDEKAKGYTFNYEALKAANEDVQARSDWLIPLCTGEERLKGADGKKVHPTQKPEGLLARVLLSSSKPGDLVIDPFNGTGTTGAVAKRLGRRYIGFERDKNYAKAAEERIAAIEPLPEATLAPFMTARDAPRVAFSELIERGMIPPGTRLVDSKKRHGALVRADGAIMLGDKVGSIHRIGAVAQGSGACNGWTFWHVETKNGLKLIDELRAEIRSGMAAG, encoded by the coding sequence ATGGTTGTGTCGCGTCGCGGGGCGTCTGTAAGGGCGCCCCGCACCAAATTTGAGTCTGAGTCCAGCGCTCGCATCGTCATCGGCGATTGCGTCGCCGAGATGTCGAAGCTTCCGGCGGGTTCCGTCGATCTGGTGTTCGCAGACCCACCGTACAACCTGCAGCTCAAGGGCGACCTCAAGCGCCCCGATGAATCCCATGTCGATGCCGTCAACGACGACTGGGACAAGTTCTCATCGTTCGCGGCATACGACGATTTCACCCGCGCCTGGCTGCTCGCCTGCCGCCGCGTCATGAAACCGTCAGCCACGCTGTGGGTGATCGGCTCCTACCACAACATTTTCCGCGTCGGCGCGATCATGCAGGACCTCGGCTTCTGGGTCCTCAACGATATCGTCTGGCGCAAGACCAATCCGATGCCGAATTTTCGTGGCCGCCGCTTCACCAATGCGCATGAGACCATGATCTGGGCCGCGCGGGACGAGAAGGCCAAGGGCTATACGTTCAACTACGAAGCCCTGAAGGCCGCCAACGAGGATGTGCAGGCGCGTTCCGACTGGCTGATCCCGCTCTGCACCGGCGAAGAACGCCTCAAGGGCGCCGACGGCAAGAAAGTACACCCGACCCAGAAGCCCGAGGGTCTTTTGGCGCGCGTGCTGCTGTCATCGTCGAAGCCTGGCGATCTCGTGATCGATCCCTTCAACGGCACCGGCACGACCGGCGCCGTGGCAAAACGTCTCGGCCGCCGCTACATCGGTTTCGAGCGCGACAAGAACTATGCGAAAGCGGCCGAAGAACGTATCGCGGCGATCGAACCGCTGCCCGAGGCGACGCTGGCGCCGTTCATGACCGCGCGCGATGCCCCCCGCGTGGCGTTCTCCGAACTGATCGAACGCGGCATGATTCCGCCCGGCACCAGGCTGGTCGACTCCAAGAAGCGCCACGGCGCCCTGGTCCGCGCCGACGGCGCCATCATGCTCGGCGACAAGGTCGGCTCGATCCACCGCATCGGCGCGGTTGCCCAGGGCTCCGGCGCCTGCAACGGCTGGACCTTCTGGCATGTCGAGACCAAGAACGGCCTGAAGCTGATCGACGAGCTGCGCGCCGAAATCCGCTCCGGGATGGCGGCGGGTTAA
- a CDS encoding glutathione S-transferase family protein: protein MLKFYFNGSPNPTKVALFLEEAGIAYQPVAVDTRKGDQFKPEYLAINPNAKVPAIDDDGVKVFDSNAILLYLAEKTGKFLPANTPANRGELLSWLMFAATGVGPFSGQAVHFKHFAPEKIDYAHNRYQFEAQRHFGILNDHLASRRYMVGDTYTIVDMDVWGWARMLPFVLGEDAVAKYPNVKRLVDEISARPAAAKAIALKDNFKFKAEMDDEARSNMFKHLSVKAA from the coding sequence ATGCTCAAATTCTACTTCAACGGATCGCCCAACCCGACCAAGGTCGCCCTCTTCCTCGAGGAAGCCGGCATCGCCTACCAGCCGGTCGCCGTTGACACCCGCAAGGGCGACCAGTTCAAGCCGGAATACCTTGCCATCAATCCGAACGCCAAGGTGCCGGCGATCGACGATGATGGCGTCAAGGTGTTCGACAGCAACGCCATCCTGCTCTACCTCGCGGAAAAGACCGGCAAGTTCCTGCCTGCGAACACGCCCGCCAACCGCGGCGAATTGCTGTCCTGGCTGATGTTCGCCGCCACTGGCGTTGGCCCGTTTTCAGGCCAGGCCGTGCACTTCAAGCATTTCGCACCGGAAAAGATCGACTACGCCCATAACCGCTACCAGTTCGAGGCGCAGCGGCACTTTGGCATTCTCAACGACCATCTCGCCAGCCGCCGCTATATGGTCGGCGACACCTATACCATCGTCGACATGGACGTCTGGGGCTGGGCCCGCATGCTCCCCTTCGTTCTCGGCGAGGACGCGGTTGCGAAATATCCCAACGTCAAGCGGCTGGTCGACGAGATCTCGGCCCGTCCTGCGGCAGCCAAGGCGATCGCGCTGAAGGATAACTTCAAGTTCAAGGCCGAGATGGACGACGAGGCCCGCAGCAACATGTTCAAGCATCTTTCGGTGAAGGCGGCCTGA
- a CDS encoding nuclear transport factor 2 family protein gives MGAAENKKLVQQVYADSANRSGTTFVDNIAEDVTWVVTGQYSWSGKFKGREAINDGLMGHLRSLLAAGRPRTLAFNFIAEGDYVVVEARGDNVTKSGERYDNQYCMVWRIENGKIKEIKEYCDSALVERVLGPFPAEQKLAAAV, from the coding sequence ATGGGCGCAGCAGAAAACAAGAAGCTGGTGCAACAAGTCTACGCAGATTCAGCGAACCGCAGCGGAACGACCTTCGTTGACAATATCGCCGAGGATGTCACCTGGGTCGTCACCGGCCAGTATTCCTGGTCGGGCAAATTCAAGGGCCGTGAGGCTATCAACGACGGCTTGATGGGTCATCTGCGGTCGCTGCTCGCCGCCGGGCGGCCGCGCACGCTGGCGTTCAACTTCATCGCGGAAGGCGATTACGTCGTCGTCGAAGCCCGCGGGGACAATGTCACCAAGTCCGGGGAGCGCTACGACAATCAGTATTGCATGGTCTGGCGGATCGAGAACGGCAAGATCAAGGAGATCAAGGAGTATTGCGACTCTGCGCTGGTTGAGCGTGTGCTCGGCCCTTTCCCCGCGGAGCAAAAGCTCGCTGCTGCGGTTTGA
- a CDS encoding LysR family transcriptional regulator: MNLNSLDLNLLVALDALLREANVSRAAMRIGLSQPAASHALQRLRDLIGDPLLVRTGARMELTPRAQALRAPLAQALDQVRSLFISDDFDAARSERQFRLMMPDLAVELLMPPLMEKITKIAPNVRVDVVPWRGPAIFTAEFARTIDMVISIGNAFSGFHRQRLYTDSDALAVRRGHPAGARLKRIETFLNARHVAVVIRGQSEDLIDIWLRAKGIERRIALVVPGYIEALHVAARTDLVAFVPRRLIGALSKQLSLAAITPPLDPGIDEQFMFYPTRAQMDPGSIWLRNLMLGIGREMERDRRKATS; the protein is encoded by the coding sequence ATGAATTTGAATTCGCTTGACCTCAATCTGCTGGTCGCACTCGACGCGCTGCTCAGGGAAGCCAATGTCAGCCGCGCCGCGATGCGGATCGGGTTGTCGCAGCCGGCCGCCAGCCACGCGTTGCAGCGGCTGCGCGACCTGATTGGCGATCCCCTCCTGGTTCGCACCGGCGCGCGGATGGAGCTGACGCCGCGCGCGCAGGCGTTGCGTGCGCCCCTGGCGCAGGCGCTCGACCAGGTGCGATCCCTGTTTATCTCCGACGATTTCGACGCCGCCAGAAGCGAGCGCCAGTTTCGCCTGATGATGCCGGATCTGGCCGTCGAGCTTCTGATGCCGCCGCTGATGGAGAAGATCACGAAGATAGCGCCGAACGTTCGGGTCGACGTGGTGCCGTGGCGGGGACCGGCGATCTTCACGGCGGAATTCGCCCGCACGATCGACATGGTGATCTCGATCGGCAACGCCTTCAGCGGATTTCACCGGCAACGGCTCTACACCGACAGCGATGCGCTGGCCGTCCGGCGCGGCCACCCCGCCGGCGCGCGGCTGAAGCGGATCGAAACCTTTCTCAACGCGCGGCATGTCGCGGTCGTGATCCGCGGCCAGAGCGAGGACCTGATCGACATCTGGTTACGCGCCAAGGGCATCGAGCGACGGATCGCGCTGGTCGTGCCCGGCTATATCGAGGCGCTGCATGTGGCCGCGCGCACCGATCTCGTCGCTTTCGTGCCGCGCCGCCTGATCGGCGCGCTGTCGAAGCAGTTATCGCTTGCAGCCATCACGCCGCCGCTCGATCCCGGGATCGACGAGCAGTTCATGTTCTATCCGACCCGGGCCCAGATGGACCCCGGCTCGATCTGGCTGCGCAACCTCATGCTCGGCATCGGTCGCGAGATGGAGCGGGACCGGAGGAAAGCCACATCGTAA
- a CDS encoding glutathione S-transferase family protein, translated as MFKLYYAPGTCALASHIALEEAGASYAAERLDFKNSQQTTPQYLAINPKGRVPALVTDRGTLTETPAILTYIAQSFPQAKLVPDDPFAFAQAQSFNSYLCSTVHVSHAHKMRGYRWAVEESSFADMKRKVPETMAAGFALIERDMLKGPWVMGEQYTICDPYLFTIALWLEADGVDLATLPKVVAHRKRVSERPAVQKVLAEEKA; from the coding sequence ATGTTCAAGCTCTACTACGCCCCCGGTACCTGCGCGCTGGCTTCGCATATCGCTCTGGAGGAGGCTGGCGCCTCCTATGCGGCGGAGCGGCTCGACTTCAAGAACAGCCAGCAGACCACCCCGCAATATCTTGCGATCAATCCGAAGGGGCGGGTGCCGGCGCTGGTGACGGACCGCGGCACCTTGACCGAAACGCCCGCAATCCTCACCTACATTGCGCAGAGCTTTCCGCAGGCGAAGCTGGTGCCGGACGACCCGTTCGCTTTTGCGCAGGCGCAGTCCTTCAACAGCTATCTCTGCTCGACGGTGCATGTTTCCCACGCCCACAAGATGCGCGGCTATCGCTGGGCCGTCGAGGAGTCCTCGTTCGCCGACATGAAGCGCAAGGTGCCGGAAACCATGGCCGCAGGCTTTGCGCTGATCGAGCGCGACATGCTGAAGGGACCGTGGGTGATGGGCGAGCAGTATACGATCTGCGATCCCTATCTGTTTACGATCGCGCTTTGGCTCGAAGCCGACGGCGTCGATCTTGCGACGCTGCCGAAGGTTGTCGCTCACCGCAAGCGGGTGTCGGAACGGCCGGCAGTGCAGAAGGTGTTGGCGGAAGAGAAAGCCTGA
- a CDS encoding flavin-dependent oxidoreductase, which translates to MTVLIAGGGIGGLTLALSLHQIGVPAMVFESVPELRPLGVGINVLPHAVRELIELGLYDKLDAHAVRTKELAYFSKHGKPIWSEPRGIEAGYKWPQFSIHRGTLQQILLDAAIERLGKENILTSHHLSGWSETENGIRAEFIDKATGKPKGYHDGALLIAADGIHSAIRERLYPDEGPPIWNGRILWRGITDSDAFLSGRTMIMAGHEILKFVCYPISKQADSAGKFRINWVAERHMPPTYRWRREDYNRTAKLEEFLPWFKDWKFDWLDVPGLIENCPHAYEYPLVDRDPIAQWTFGRVTLMGDAAHPMYPIGSNGASQAILDARVITREILAKGTTNAALAAYEAERRPATTDLVMLNRRNGPEQVMQMVEERAPNGYNVVTDVLSLQELEDIAANYKRVAGFQVEGLNAKPPIVQITREAPRAAS; encoded by the coding sequence ATGACCGTACTTATCGCGGGCGGCGGCATCGGCGGGTTGACGCTGGCGCTCAGCCTGCACCAGATTGGCGTTCCCGCCATGGTCTTTGAAAGCGTGCCCGAGCTGCGGCCGCTCGGCGTCGGCATCAACGTGCTGCCGCATGCGGTGCGCGAATTGATCGAGCTCGGCCTGTACGACAAACTCGATGCGCATGCTGTCCGCACCAAGGAGCTCGCGTATTTCTCCAAGCACGGCAAGCCGATCTGGAGCGAGCCGCGCGGCATCGAGGCCGGTTACAAATGGCCGCAGTTCTCGATCCATCGCGGCACGCTGCAGCAGATTTTGCTCGATGCCGCGATCGAGCGGCTGGGAAAAGAGAACATTCTCACCAGCCATCACCTCTCCGGCTGGAGCGAGACGGAGAACGGCATCCGCGCCGAATTCATCGACAAGGCAACCGGCAAACCAAAAGGCTATCATGACGGCGCGCTATTGATCGCAGCCGACGGCATCCATTCGGCGATCCGCGAAAGACTCTATCCCGATGAAGGCCCACCGATCTGGAACGGGCGCATCCTGTGGCGCGGCATCACCGACAGCGACGCGTTTCTGTCCGGCCGCACCATGATCATGGCCGGGCACGAGATCCTGAAATTCGTCTGCTATCCGATTTCGAAGCAGGCAGACAGCGCCGGCAAATTCAGGATCAACTGGGTGGCCGAGCGGCACATGCCGCCGACCTATCGGTGGCGGCGTGAGGATTATAACCGGACGGCAAAACTCGAAGAGTTTCTGCCGTGGTTCAAGGACTGGAAGTTCGACTGGCTCGACGTACCCGGCCTGATCGAGAATTGCCCGCACGCCTATGAATATCCGCTCGTCGATCGCGATCCGATCGCGCAGTGGACGTTCGGCCGGGTCACGCTGATGGGGGATGCCGCGCATCCGATGTACCCGATCGGCTCCAACGGCGCGTCGCAGGCGATATTGGACGCCCGTGTCATCACCCGCGAAATCCTCGCAAAAGGAACGACGAACGCAGCGCTCGCGGCTTATGAAGCGGAACGCCGCCCGGCGACCACCGATCTCGTGATGCTCAACCGCCGCAACGGTCCCGAACAAGTCATGCAGATGGTCGAGGAGCGCGCCCCCAACGGCTACAACGTCGTCACCGACGTGCTCTCGCTGCAGGAGCTGGAAGACATCGCCGCCAACTACAAGCGCGTCGCCGGCTTCCAGGTCGAGGGGCTCAACGCCAAGCCGCCGATCGTCCAGATCACGCGGGAAGCGCCGCGGGCCGCGAGCTAG
- a CDS encoding PaaI family thioesterase — MIATALDNFPAPPSSRLLGWHVLDARPRDGWIRIGFDGKRDFCNPAGFVQGGFLSAMLDDTMGPAVFVMTEGKLYTATITMTVNFLSPARPGPISGEAKVTQLGKTVAFVEGRLTAADGTLLATATTSARLVETAKAIASAASSRPAALPA, encoded by the coding sequence ATGATCGCCACTGCCCTCGATAATTTTCCCGCGCCACCGTCTTCCAGACTGCTCGGCTGGCACGTGCTCGACGCGCGTCCGCGGGATGGCTGGATCCGCATCGGCTTCGATGGCAAGCGGGATTTCTGCAACCCGGCCGGCTTCGTGCAGGGCGGCTTTCTCTCGGCGATGCTCGACGACACCATGGGACCCGCGGTGTTTGTCATGACCGAGGGTAAACTCTACACGGCGACCATCACCATGACGGTGAATTTTCTCAGCCCCGCCAGACCGGGGCCGATCAGCGGCGAGGCCAAAGTCACCCAGCTCGGCAAGACCGTTGCCTTTGTGGAGGGACGGCTGACGGCTGCGGATGGCACGCTGCTGGCGACCGCCACGACCAGTGCGCGGCTGGTCGAGACCGCGAAGGCTATCGCCTCTGCCGCTAGCTCGCGGCCCGCGGCGCTTCCCGCGTGA
- a CDS encoding DUF2798 domain-containing protein has product MTTLHAPRPRGKLPARYAAIVMPLVLSVLMTFVVSAISTLRSLGPTPAFIATWPAAWGISWLVAFPTLLMVLPLVRKIVAFAVETPPSN; this is encoded by the coding sequence ATGACTACGCTTCATGCTCCGCGCCCGCGCGGAAAATTGCCCGCGCGCTACGCGGCGATCGTCATGCCGCTGGTGCTGTCGGTGCTGATGACTTTCGTCGTATCCGCGATCTCGACCTTGCGGAGTCTGGGTCCAACGCCTGCTTTCATTGCGACCTGGCCCGCCGCATGGGGGATTTCGTGGCTGGTGGCATTTCCGACCTTGCTGATGGTACTGCCGCTGGTGCGAAAGATCGTGGCATTCGCCGTCGAGACGCCGCCGTCAAACTAA
- a CDS encoding A/G-specific adenine glycosylase produces the protein MSPAAAKIRQREAPVAGASRPALLLDWYDRHRRRLPWRPLAGERPDPYRVWLSEIMLQQTGVKTVGPYFEKFLARWPDVGSLGRASQDDVLRMWAGLGYYSRARNLHACAVAVLRDHGGVFPDTEEGLRKLPGIGPYTAAAIGAIAFDVRTMPVDGNIERVVSRLFAVEDPLPQAKPLIGELAATLLGPSGAGDEKSRAGDSAQALMDLGSSICTPKKPACALCPMNDDCAARLRGDQETFPRKAPKKAGTLRRGAAFIVTRGDELLVRTRAEKGLLGGMTEVPGSEWLAEQDDEAALKQAPAVKSVERWHRKAGVVTHVFTHFPLELVIYTAEVVARTRAPEGMRWVPIATLADEALPNVMRKAIAHGLGNEARATSRWRAPVSG, from the coding sequence ATGAGTCCTGCGGCCGCCAAAATCAGACAGCGAGAAGCGCCCGTTGCGGGCGCTTCGCGCCCTGCGCTGCTGCTTGACTGGTACGACCGCCATCGCCGTCGCTTGCCCTGGCGGCCGCTGGCGGGCGAGCGGCCCGATCCGTACCGGGTCTGGCTGTCTGAAATCATGCTGCAGCAGACCGGCGTCAAAACGGTCGGGCCGTATTTCGAGAAGTTTCTGGCGCGCTGGCCGGATGTCGGCTCGCTCGGCCGCGCCTCGCAGGATGACGTGCTGCGGATGTGGGCCGGGCTCGGCTATTATTCGCGTGCGCGCAACCTCCATGCCTGTGCGGTCGCCGTGCTGCGCGACCATGGCGGGGTGTTTCCCGATACCGAGGAAGGCCTGCGCAAATTGCCGGGGATCGGCCCTTATACGGCGGCGGCAATCGGCGCGATCGCCTTCGACGTCAGGACCATGCCGGTGGACGGCAATATCGAGCGGGTGGTGTCGCGGCTGTTTGCGGTGGAAGACCCGCTGCCGCAGGCCAAGCCGCTGATTGGGGAGTTGGCGGCGACGCTGCTGGGTCCGTCCGGCGCTGGCGACGAGAAGTCTCGCGCCGGCGATAGCGCGCAAGCCTTAATGGACCTCGGCTCCTCGATCTGCACGCCGAAGAAGCCGGCCTGTGCGCTGTGCCCGATGAACGATGATTGCGCTGCCCGCCTGCGCGGCGACCAGGAGACTTTTCCGCGTAAGGCGCCGAAGAAGGCGGGTACGCTGCGCCGCGGGGCTGCCTTCATCGTTACGCGCGGCGATGAACTCCTCGTTCGAACGCGGGCGGAAAAAGGCCTGCTCGGCGGCATGACCGAAGTACCGGGCTCGGAGTGGCTGGCCGAGCAGGACGACGAGGCGGCGCTGAAGCAGGCGCCCGCGGTCAAAAGCGTTGAGCGCTGGCATCGCAAGGCCGGCGTCGTGACGCACGTGTTCACGCATTTTCCGCTCGAGCTTGTGATCTACACCGCCGAGGTCGTCGCGCGCACACGGGCGCCGGAAGGCATGCGGTGGGTGCCGATCGCGACGCTAGCCGATGAGGCGCTGCCCAATGTGATGCGCAAGGCGATCGCGCACGGGCTGGGGAATGAAGCGCGCGCCACCTCTCGATGGCGCGCCCCTGTGTCGGGTTAG
- a CDS encoding DUF721 domain-containing protein, which yields MSKPGPFSAKPLSVLLSDVFSDAYAKQGFAARELVTRWAEIAGPQIAAHSEPLKMQWPRPVEGQPQEPATLVLRVEGPMALEIQHSSDVILQRVNRFFGWSAVGRLALRQAPLSRRHRPAPPRAPDPKSVAKVAETLSAVEDEELRAALARLGAAIKRN from the coding sequence ATGTCCAAACCCGGCCCGTTCTCGGCAAAACCGCTTTCCGTCCTGCTCAGCGATGTGTTTTCTGACGCCTACGCCAAGCAGGGATTTGCCGCGCGCGAACTGGTGACGCGCTGGGCCGAGATCGCGGGACCTCAAATCGCGGCCCATTCTGAGCCGTTGAAAATGCAGTGGCCGCGGCCGGTCGAGGGGCAGCCGCAGGAACCGGCCACGCTCGTGCTGCGGGTTGAAGGCCCCATGGCGCTGGAGATCCAGCATTCCTCGGATGTCATCCTGCAACGGGTCAACCGCTTCTTCGGCTGGAGCGCGGTCGGCCGGCTGGCGTTGCGGCAGGCGCCGCTGTCGCGGCGGCATCGCCCCGCGCCACCCCGCGCGCCGGACCCGAAATCGGTGGCAAAGGTCGCCGAAACCCTGTCGGCGGTGGAGGACGAGGAACTGCGTGCCGCACTGGCGCGGCTCGGCGCCGCGATCAAGCGAAATTGA